The Xiphophorus couchianus chromosome 5, X_couchianus-1.0, whole genome shotgun sequence genome includes a region encoding these proteins:
- the ddx31 gene encoding probable ATP-dependent RNA helicase DDX31 isoform X1: MTSSAEQQLCLNICSVPSSSSSSLPCSRKWAKRKKWTLKKQKPEKKKKSFISPEEEEEDEEAHLQVPPPELTHGAPQKKKRRKEEVKEGGSGSIKTSSLFRHNPEIPEILRPAVAQLKEKVFTSDFFSDLHLHPHLVATLNKVLNVSRLTSVQQQTIPALLSGRDAAVRSQTGSGKTLSYAVPLVQRLQASEPKVSRSDGPLALVVVPTRELALQTYNTFQKLLKPFTWIVPGILMGGEKKKAEKARIRKGMNVVVSTPGRLADHVQNTLSLSLGAVRWLVLDEADRILDLGFDRELTVILNGLNRTGPTRQNVLLSATLSPGVTRLADVCLRDPISICVSGPAPSDPPSQSESFAVPEALQQFVVLVPSKVRLVCLAAFILDQCKFSQGNKMIIFVSSCEAVEFLHLLFSSVLTRHSANRELSFLRLHGNMKQEERCQVFHQFSASTTGVLLCTDVAARGLDLPQVTWIVQYTPPSSAAEYVHRVGRTARIGGRGNGLLFLTPAEAAFITELANHNISVSEMKLQDVLSCLMKDDAFKGRGKYHSQTSPRALQQDIRERATVLQTQLEDFVHSDARWVQAAKKALQSFLRAYTTYPAPLKQVFHLRRLHLGHAAKSFGLRDAPQGLSPGPAPGARRGPGDQVRSRSQDQTRKRAGSPRKNQNQNPGRQRLHPGHREAVLIRSEFSSGLEGGGAKRKRKVTEEEED, encoded by the exons ATGACGTcatcagcagagcagcagctgtgtcTGAACATCTGCAGTGttccttcatcatcatcatcatcactgccCTGCAGCAGGAAATGGGCGAAACGCAAGAAATGGACCTTG aagaagcagaaaccagagaagaagaagaagagcttcATCTccccagaggaagaggaggaggatgaagaggctCACCTGCAG GTCCCGCCCCCTGAGCTGACCCATGGagcaccacagaagaagaagaggaggaaggaggaagtgaaggaaggaGGAAGTGGCAGCATCAAGACTTCCTCTCTGTTCAGACACAACCCAGAGATCCCAGAGATCCTCAG ACCGGCCGTCGCCCAGCTGAAGGAGAAGGTTTTCACCTCCGACTTCTTTTCAGACCTCCACCTGCACCCCCACCTG GTGGCGACGCTCAACAAGGTTCTGAACGTCTCCAGACTGACCAG CGTTCAGCAGCAGACCATCCCGGCTCTCCTGTCCGGACGGGACGCAGCAGTCCGGTCCCAGACGGGTTCAG GGAAGACGCTGTCCTACGCCGTCCCGCTGGTCCAGCGCCTGCAGGCCTCCGAGCCAAAGGTCAGCAGGTCGGACGGCCCGCTGGCGCTCGTTGTGGTTCCGACCCGGGAG CTCGCCCTGCAGACCTACAACACCTTCCAGAAGCTGCTCAag CCGTTCACTTGGATCGTTCCTGGCATTCTGAtgggaggagagaagaagaaagcagagaagGCCCG GATCCGTAAGGGAATGAACGTGGTGGTGTCAACGCCGGGCCGCCTGGCCGATCACGTCCAGAACACGCTCAGCTTGTCGCTCGGCGCCGTGCGCTGGCTGGTTCTGGACGAGGCAGACAG GATTCTGGACCTGGGCTTCGACCGGGAGCTAACGGTGATCCTGAACGGGCTGAACAGAACCGGGCCGACCCGGCAGAACGTGCTGCTGTCGGCCACGCTGAGTCCAG GTGTGACGCGCCTGGCGGATGTCTGCTTGCGGGATCCAATCAGCATCTGTGTTTCTGGCCCCGCCCCCTCTGACCCGCCCAGCCAATCGGAGAGCTTCGCCGTTCCAGAGGCGCTGCAgcagtttgtggttttggttCCCAGTAAGGTCCGGCTGGTGTGTCTGGCCGCCTTCATCCTGGACCAGTGCAAG TTCTCTCAGGGCAACAAGATGATCATTTTCGTGTCGAGCTGCGAAGCCGTCGAGTTCCTGCACCTGCTCTTCAGCTCCGTCCTGACCCGGCACTCGGCCAATCGGGAGCTCAGCTTTCTGCGTCTCCACGGCAACATGAAACAGGAG GAACGCTGCCAGGTTTTCCACCAGTTCTCCGCTTCCACCACCGGAGTCCTGCTGTGCACG gACGTTGCCGCCAGAGGGCTGGATCTTCCTCAAGTCACCTGGATTGTTCAG TACACTCCTCCCTCGTCGGCCGCCGAGTACGTTCACCGGGTCGGCCGCACGGCTCGGATCGGAGGAAGAGGAAAcggcctcctcttcctcactcctGCTGAGGCCGCCTTCATCACGGAGCTGGCCAATCACAACATCAG TGTCTCAGAGATGAAGCTCCAGGACGTTCTATCTTGTCTGATGAAGGACGATGCCTTCAAGGGGCGTGGGAAATACCACAGCCAG ACGTCGCCCCGGGCGCTGCAGCAGGACATCAGGGAGCGCGCCACCGTCCTGCAGACGCAGCTGGAGGACTTCGTTCACTCCGATGCCCGCTGGGTGCAGGCGGCTAAGAAAG CGCTGCAGTCCTTCCTGCGGGCCTACACCACCTACCCCGCCCCCCTGAAGCAGGTGTTCCACCTGCGGCGCCTCCACCTGGGTCACGCCGCCAAGAGCTTCGGCCTCAGAGACGCTCCGCAGGGCCTGAGCCCCGGCCCGGCCCCCGGAGCCCGCCGGGGCCCCGGGGACCAGGTCCGCAGCAGGAGCCAGGACCAGACCAGGAAACGGGCAGGAAGCCCGaggaagaaccagaaccagaacccgggGAGGCAACG GCTCCATCCGGGTCACAGGGAggcggttctgatccggtcaGAGTTCTCCAGCGGCTTGGAGGGAGGCGGGgccaagaggaagaggaaggtcactgaggaagaggaggactgA
- the LOC114144515 gene encoding uncharacterized protein LOC114144515 isoform X2, giving the protein MNAEGYSGKLLRSASNNGKIVLFLVPLQEELETSPLPFDAEDFAKMPQVPCVTCGITMPLQMLALHAGSCRKIKKNRTDQTETIEVDEDDCDTLEEPENTIEHLEERECCRICQKDFLKSVLPYHASECCDREGVLEIHPDMPGPSSTTSGTSYSAEPRSTEEWKTVGDPQKAVELFVRQLKQVGVNQRTLVLTLDAMDTDEERDMSLISFYKHKREIIQWAAPFHCRIQGDAAVGRGVTRHIISSAISKLKQGFKMNFGNAAVTAMFEGETDHLVPTTSAVLAESELFVMAGRLIGHSLINGGPTLSGISLAVVHALTSGSKELATTYLSLEDCPDIDHREIIGFLLREEMTEEETSRLSNLCMEWYFPVPTKETNKLLLLQQLLTHSAITRLSVQMKHLKRGLKETGIWPLITSRPDVVPLLFPRESEVEITPQMVLQSIVWPHLKKRYDSDFAIVFTESPISSR; this is encoded by the exons ATGAATGCTGAAGGGTACAGCGGCAAGCTGCTCCGTTCTGCTTCAAATAATGGGAAAATAGTCCTCTTCCTGGTACCCCTCCAGGAAGAACTGGAGACAAGTCCACTTCCATTTGATGCGGAGGACTTTGCCAAAATGCCTCAGGTGCCCTGTGTCACTTGTGGTATAACAATGCCTCTTCAGATGCTGGCGTTACATGCTGGGTCttgcagaaaaattaaaaaa AACCGGACTGATCAGACTGAAACTATAGAGGTTGATGAGGATGACTGTGACACATTGGAGGAGCCAGAAAACACAATTGAACATTTGGAAGAAAGAGAG TGCTGCCGTATCTGCCAGAAGGATTTCTTGAAGTCTGTGCTTCCTTATCATGCCAGTGAATGCTGTGACAG gGAGGGAGTATTGGAAATACACCCAGATATGCCAGGACCATCATCAACAACTTCAGGAACTTCTTATTCTGCAGAACCTAGAAGTACTGAAG AATGGAAAACAGTTGGAGATCCACAGAAGGCTGTTGAGCTGTTTGTCAGACAACTGAAGCAAGTAGGAGTTAACCAGAGGACACTTGTTCTCACTCTGGATGCCATGGACACTGATGAGGAGCGAGATATGTCTCTCATTTCATTTTACAAGCACAAGCGTGAGATAATCCAGTGGGCAGCTCCTTTTCATTGTCGCATTCAAG GTGATGCTGCAGTTGGTAGAGGCGTGACAAGACACATCATCTCGTCTGCCATTTCCAAGCTGAAACAaggatttaaaatgaacttcG gaaatGCTGCAGTGACTGCAATGTTTGAAGGAGAAACTGATCACCTTGTACCAACTACTTCAGCAGTGCTTGCTGAGAGCGAGCTGTTTGTCATGGCTGGTCGGCTGATTGGCCACTCTTTAATTAATGGAGGTCCAACCTTGTCGGGCATCAGCTTGGCAGTAGTGCATGCCTTGACAAGTGGTTCAAAGGAGTTGGCGACAACATACCTTTCCCTAGAGGACTGCCCAGATATTGACCACAGAGAGATCATTGGTTTC CTGCTGAGAGAAGAGATGACTGAGGAAGAGACTTCAAGATTGTCCAATCTGTGTATGGAGTGGTATTTTCCTGTGCCAACCAAGGAGACAAACAAACTTCTCCTCTTACAGCAGCTCCTCACCCattct GCCATCACTCGACTTAGTGTGCAGATGAAGCACCTGAAAAGGGGACTTAAAGAAACGGGTATCTGGCCACTAATTACATCCAGACCTGATGTTGTGCCCCTCCTCTTCCCGAGGGAAAGTGAAGTGGAAATCACACCCCAG ATGGTCCTGCAGTCAATCGTTTGGCCGCACCTAAAAAAAAGGTACGACAGTGACTTTGCAATTGTGTTCACAGAAAGTCCAATTTCAAGTAGATGA
- the LOC114144515 gene encoding uncharacterized protein LOC114144515 isoform X1: protein MNAEGYSGKLLRSASNNGKIVLFLVPLQEELETSPLPFDAEDFAKMPQVPCVTCGITMPLQMLALHAGSCRKIKKNRTDQTETIEVDEDDCDTLEEPENTIEHLEERECCRICQKDFLKSVLPYHASECCDSREGVLEIHPDMPGPSSTTSGTSYSAEPRSTEEWKTVGDPQKAVELFVRQLKQVGVNQRTLVLTLDAMDTDEERDMSLISFYKHKREIIQWAAPFHCRIQGDAAVGRGVTRHIISSAISKLKQGFKMNFGNAAVTAMFEGETDHLVPTTSAVLAESELFVMAGRLIGHSLINGGPTLSGISLAVVHALTSGSKELATTYLSLEDCPDIDHREIIGFLLREEMTEEETSRLSNLCMEWYFPVPTKETNKLLLLQQLLTHSAITRLSVQMKHLKRGLKETGIWPLITSRPDVVPLLFPRESEVEITPQMVLQSIVWPHLKKRYDSDFAIVFTESPISSR, encoded by the exons ATGAATGCTGAAGGGTACAGCGGCAAGCTGCTCCGTTCTGCTTCAAATAATGGGAAAATAGTCCTCTTCCTGGTACCCCTCCAGGAAGAACTGGAGACAAGTCCACTTCCATTTGATGCGGAGGACTTTGCCAAAATGCCTCAGGTGCCCTGTGTCACTTGTGGTATAACAATGCCTCTTCAGATGCTGGCGTTACATGCTGGGTCttgcagaaaaattaaaaaa AACCGGACTGATCAGACTGAAACTATAGAGGTTGATGAGGATGACTGTGACACATTGGAGGAGCCAGAAAACACAATTGAACATTTGGAAGAAAGAGAG TGCTGCCGTATCTGCCAGAAGGATTTCTTGAAGTCTGTGCTTCCTTATCATGCCAGTGAATGCTGTGACAG caggGAGGGAGTATTGGAAATACACCCAGATATGCCAGGACCATCATCAACAACTTCAGGAACTTCTTATTCTGCAGAACCTAGAAGTACTGAAG AATGGAAAACAGTTGGAGATCCACAGAAGGCTGTTGAGCTGTTTGTCAGACAACTGAAGCAAGTAGGAGTTAACCAGAGGACACTTGTTCTCACTCTGGATGCCATGGACACTGATGAGGAGCGAGATATGTCTCTCATTTCATTTTACAAGCACAAGCGTGAGATAATCCAGTGGGCAGCTCCTTTTCATTGTCGCATTCAAG GTGATGCTGCAGTTGGTAGAGGCGTGACAAGACACATCATCTCGTCTGCCATTTCCAAGCTGAAACAaggatttaaaatgaacttcG gaaatGCTGCAGTGACTGCAATGTTTGAAGGAGAAACTGATCACCTTGTACCAACTACTTCAGCAGTGCTTGCTGAGAGCGAGCTGTTTGTCATGGCTGGTCGGCTGATTGGCCACTCTTTAATTAATGGAGGTCCAACCTTGTCGGGCATCAGCTTGGCAGTAGTGCATGCCTTGACAAGTGGTTCAAAGGAGTTGGCGACAACATACCTTTCCCTAGAGGACTGCCCAGATATTGACCACAGAGAGATCATTGGTTTC CTGCTGAGAGAAGAGATGACTGAGGAAGAGACTTCAAGATTGTCCAATCTGTGTATGGAGTGGTATTTTCCTGTGCCAACCAAGGAGACAAACAAACTTCTCCTCTTACAGCAGCTCCTCACCCattct GCCATCACTCGACTTAGTGTGCAGATGAAGCACCTGAAAAGGGGACTTAAAGAAACGGGTATCTGGCCACTAATTACATCCAGACCTGATGTTGTGCCCCTCCTCTTCCCGAGGGAAAGTGAAGTGGAAATCACACCCCAG ATGGTCCTGCAGTCAATCGTTTGGCCGCACCTAAAAAAAAGGTACGACAGTGACTTTGCAATTGTGTTCACAGAAAGTCCAATTTCAAGTAGATGA
- the ddx31 gene encoding probable ATP-dependent RNA helicase DDX31 isoform X2 has translation MTSSAEQQLCLNICSVPSSSSSSLPCSRKWAKRKKWTLKQKPEKKKKSFISPEEEEEDEEAHLQVPPPELTHGAPQKKKRRKEEVKEGGSGSIKTSSLFRHNPEIPEILRPAVAQLKEKVFTSDFFSDLHLHPHLVATLNKVLNVSRLTSVQQQTIPALLSGRDAAVRSQTGSGKTLSYAVPLVQRLQASEPKVSRSDGPLALVVVPTRELALQTYNTFQKLLKPFTWIVPGILMGGEKKKAEKARIRKGMNVVVSTPGRLADHVQNTLSLSLGAVRWLVLDEADRILDLGFDRELTVILNGLNRTGPTRQNVLLSATLSPGVTRLADVCLRDPISICVSGPAPSDPPSQSESFAVPEALQQFVVLVPSKVRLVCLAAFILDQCKFSQGNKMIIFVSSCEAVEFLHLLFSSVLTRHSANRELSFLRLHGNMKQEERCQVFHQFSASTTGVLLCTDVAARGLDLPQVTWIVQYTPPSSAAEYVHRVGRTARIGGRGNGLLFLTPAEAAFITELANHNISVSEMKLQDVLSCLMKDDAFKGRGKYHSQTSPRALQQDIRERATVLQTQLEDFVHSDARWVQAAKKALQSFLRAYTTYPAPLKQVFHLRRLHLGHAAKSFGLRDAPQGLSPGPAPGARRGPGDQVRSRSQDQTRKRAGSPRKNQNQNPGRQRLHPGHREAVLIRSEFSSGLEGGGAKRKRKVTEEEED, from the exons ATGACGTcatcagcagagcagcagctgtgtcTGAACATCTGCAGTGttccttcatcatcatcatcatcactgccCTGCAGCAGGAAATGGGCGAAACGCAAGAAATGGACCTTG aagcagaaaccagagaagaagaagaagagcttcATCTccccagaggaagaggaggaggatgaagaggctCACCTGCAG GTCCCGCCCCCTGAGCTGACCCATGGagcaccacagaagaagaagaggaggaaggaggaagtgaaggaaggaGGAAGTGGCAGCATCAAGACTTCCTCTCTGTTCAGACACAACCCAGAGATCCCAGAGATCCTCAG ACCGGCCGTCGCCCAGCTGAAGGAGAAGGTTTTCACCTCCGACTTCTTTTCAGACCTCCACCTGCACCCCCACCTG GTGGCGACGCTCAACAAGGTTCTGAACGTCTCCAGACTGACCAG CGTTCAGCAGCAGACCATCCCGGCTCTCCTGTCCGGACGGGACGCAGCAGTCCGGTCCCAGACGGGTTCAG GGAAGACGCTGTCCTACGCCGTCCCGCTGGTCCAGCGCCTGCAGGCCTCCGAGCCAAAGGTCAGCAGGTCGGACGGCCCGCTGGCGCTCGTTGTGGTTCCGACCCGGGAG CTCGCCCTGCAGACCTACAACACCTTCCAGAAGCTGCTCAag CCGTTCACTTGGATCGTTCCTGGCATTCTGAtgggaggagagaagaagaaagcagagaagGCCCG GATCCGTAAGGGAATGAACGTGGTGGTGTCAACGCCGGGCCGCCTGGCCGATCACGTCCAGAACACGCTCAGCTTGTCGCTCGGCGCCGTGCGCTGGCTGGTTCTGGACGAGGCAGACAG GATTCTGGACCTGGGCTTCGACCGGGAGCTAACGGTGATCCTGAACGGGCTGAACAGAACCGGGCCGACCCGGCAGAACGTGCTGCTGTCGGCCACGCTGAGTCCAG GTGTGACGCGCCTGGCGGATGTCTGCTTGCGGGATCCAATCAGCATCTGTGTTTCTGGCCCCGCCCCCTCTGACCCGCCCAGCCAATCGGAGAGCTTCGCCGTTCCAGAGGCGCTGCAgcagtttgtggttttggttCCCAGTAAGGTCCGGCTGGTGTGTCTGGCCGCCTTCATCCTGGACCAGTGCAAG TTCTCTCAGGGCAACAAGATGATCATTTTCGTGTCGAGCTGCGAAGCCGTCGAGTTCCTGCACCTGCTCTTCAGCTCCGTCCTGACCCGGCACTCGGCCAATCGGGAGCTCAGCTTTCTGCGTCTCCACGGCAACATGAAACAGGAG GAACGCTGCCAGGTTTTCCACCAGTTCTCCGCTTCCACCACCGGAGTCCTGCTGTGCACG gACGTTGCCGCCAGAGGGCTGGATCTTCCTCAAGTCACCTGGATTGTTCAG TACACTCCTCCCTCGTCGGCCGCCGAGTACGTTCACCGGGTCGGCCGCACGGCTCGGATCGGAGGAAGAGGAAAcggcctcctcttcctcactcctGCTGAGGCCGCCTTCATCACGGAGCTGGCCAATCACAACATCAG TGTCTCAGAGATGAAGCTCCAGGACGTTCTATCTTGTCTGATGAAGGACGATGCCTTCAAGGGGCGTGGGAAATACCACAGCCAG ACGTCGCCCCGGGCGCTGCAGCAGGACATCAGGGAGCGCGCCACCGTCCTGCAGACGCAGCTGGAGGACTTCGTTCACTCCGATGCCCGCTGGGTGCAGGCGGCTAAGAAAG CGCTGCAGTCCTTCCTGCGGGCCTACACCACCTACCCCGCCCCCCTGAAGCAGGTGTTCCACCTGCGGCGCCTCCACCTGGGTCACGCCGCCAAGAGCTTCGGCCTCAGAGACGCTCCGCAGGGCCTGAGCCCCGGCCCGGCCCCCGGAGCCCGCCGGGGCCCCGGGGACCAGGTCCGCAGCAGGAGCCAGGACCAGACCAGGAAACGGGCAGGAAGCCCGaggaagaaccagaaccagaacccgggGAGGCAACG GCTCCATCCGGGTCACAGGGAggcggttctgatccggtcaGAGTTCTCCAGCGGCTTGGAGGGAGGCGGGgccaagaggaagaggaaggtcactgaggaagaggaggactgA